A section of the Spirosoma pollinicola genome encodes:
- a CDS encoding single-stranded DNA-binding protein, with translation MYNLNRYSFTGYIGNAKSVESENPFTSVSVAVDESYTNPTNQEKVERVKWVEVQLKGTEQLPYLTKGRHVLVEGRPVADAYLDGEGKATAKLIVKSAAVTYLDKKPELQEA, from the coding sequence ATGTATAATTTAAATCGCTATTCATTTACGGGCTACATCGGCAATGCTAAATCCGTAGAGTCCGAAAACCCATTCACGTCTGTTTCAGTGGCAGTAGATGAGTCGTATACCAATCCTACAAATCAGGAAAAGGTAGAGCGTGTCAAATGGGTAGAGGTGCAGCTGAAGGGCACGGAACAACTACCATATCTAACCAAAGGCCGCCATGTGCTTGTCGAGGGCCGACCAGTAGCTGATGCTTACCTGGATGGTGAAGGGAAAGCAACGGCAAAACTCATTGTTAAAAGCGCAGCGGTTACGTATCTCGACAAGAAGCCGGAGCTTCAGGAAGCGTAG
- a CDS encoding TraQ conjugal transfer family protein, protein MRPLLLSLLVSLLMLSCNTDSITIQTQFPFTITNEPLPTAVKVGAPATFGITITPERLTSLSQYSLRWRNQTDTPGTLYIDYTSVVENKATALKTLTPTLRFTSSVAGSNNFELIITDQNNVSQTLNLTVTTNAQ, encoded by the coding sequence ATGCGACCACTCTTATTGTCCCTGCTAGTAAGTCTACTCATGCTGAGCTGTAATACGGATTCTATTACTATTCAGACTCAGTTTCCCTTTACCATCACTAATGAACCGTTGCCAACGGCCGTTAAAGTTGGTGCACCCGCGACGTTTGGCATCACCATTACGCCCGAGCGACTGACGAGCTTAAGCCAGTATTCGCTACGTTGGCGTAATCAAACGGATACGCCCGGTACGCTGTATATTGATTATACCAGTGTCGTCGAAAATAAAGCAACCGCGCTAAAAACGCTAACACCCACCTTGCGCTTTACCTCGTCGGTGGCCGGCTCCAACAACTTTGAGTTGATCATTACGGATCAGAATAATGTGAGCCAAACGCTCAATTTAACCGTGACGACCAACGCCCAGTAA
- the traN gene encoding conjugative transposon protein TraN, with product MKIFIINVFLFAGLNTAPVFAQTVFHKTVADTSQSVPAKAVGEMPSVPSPISTIITPSAPAIPIQENNVVRSYYVELPFNKTVSVIFPTTIRSVDLGSRDIIADKASEVENVLKVKATRNGFNETNFSVITTDGKFWSFVANYNEQPTVLALNLAANTLTGETISKSASNVLINGSDPKGGIIQFSGVNATQSEVVYNCTTILKKSRDIRHLGMEANRMEATLRGVYVKDNVIYYKMNIQNKSNINYDVDYIRFFVVDKTVAKRSSLQEVEVLPFYVYNDAIKTIKGHMAVERVFAFQKFTIPDEKRILVMAGEINGGRTLSFVINNEDIMNADKL from the coding sequence ATGAAGATTTTCATCATTAATGTATTCCTTTTCGCAGGTTTGAACACCGCGCCGGTGTTTGCCCAAACAGTTTTCCATAAAACGGTAGCTGATACGAGCCAATCAGTGCCAGCCAAGGCAGTCGGGGAAATGCCGTCAGTACCCTCCCCTATTTCGACCATCATTACTCCGTCTGCCCCAGCGATACCCATTCAGGAAAATAATGTTGTACGCTCGTATTACGTGGAGCTGCCCTTCAACAAGACGGTATCGGTCATTTTCCCTACCACGATTCGTTCTGTCGATTTAGGCAGTCGGGACATTATCGCTGACAAAGCAAGTGAGGTTGAGAATGTTCTGAAGGTCAAGGCTACCCGCAACGGTTTTAATGAAACCAACTTCTCAGTTATCACGACGGATGGAAAATTCTGGTCATTCGTGGCCAACTACAACGAGCAACCCACGGTGCTGGCGCTAAACCTGGCGGCTAACACGCTGACGGGTGAAACCATCAGTAAATCGGCCAGTAACGTATTGATCAACGGATCGGATCCCAAAGGCGGTATCATTCAATTTTCGGGTGTCAACGCTACGCAGTCTGAGGTGGTCTATAACTGCACGACGATTCTTAAAAAGAGCCGTGATATCCGGCATCTGGGCATGGAGGCCAACCGCATGGAAGCAACCTTGAGGGGTGTGTACGTCAAGGACAATGTCATTTATTATAAAATGAACATTCAAAATAAGTCTAACATCAATTATGACGTAGACTACATCCGATTTTTTGTCGTCGACAAGACGGTTGCTAAACGCTCATCGCTTCAGGAAGTAGAAGTTTTGCCTTTCTACGTCTACAACGATGCAATCAAGACAATTAAGGGGCATATGGCCGTCGAGCGCGTATTTGCTTTTCAAAAATTTACTATTCCCGACGAGAAACGGATTTTGGTCATGGCTGGGGAGATAAACGGGGGACGTACCCTCTCGTTTGTCATCAATAACGAAGACATCATGAACGCTGATAAGCTATAA
- a CDS encoding conjugal transfer protein TraO yields the protein MNLRLILFSFLLVISFHKAFPQRHIKGQLALTPYVGIVDKFPAKPLNGDGQGYAGGIDLVRYTKTETYWKVTYQYDRKFYQFFDDRLMTERHLLSFDWAPITFHDLRRNYYIMPLIGANVGVEMVNRNNLELAQGTILNRSTGTMGLQTGLEGELYFLERTALFLAVSERWLPYSEVGSFRTYGTIGVRFSFFKH from the coding sequence ATGAACCTGCGACTCATTCTATTCAGTTTCCTGCTGGTGATTTCCTTTCACAAGGCCTTTCCTCAGCGTCATATCAAAGGACAGCTGGCCCTCACGCCTTACGTAGGCATCGTTGATAAATTTCCGGCAAAACCCCTCAACGGCGATGGCCAGGGTTATGCTGGCGGTATCGACCTGGTTCGTTACACCAAAACCGAAACGTATTGGAAGGTTACCTATCAGTATGACCGGAAATTTTACCAGTTTTTTGATGACCGGCTGATGACAGAGCGGCATCTGCTTTCCTTCGACTGGGCTCCTATCACGTTTCATGACCTGCGCCGAAACTACTACATCATGCCTTTGATTGGGGCTAATGTAGGCGTTGAGATGGTCAATCGTAATAACCTGGAATTGGCCCAAGGTACAATCCTGAATAGGTCGACGGGCACGATGGGGCTGCAGACGGGTCTGGAGGGAGAACTATACTTTCTGGAACGAACCGCGTTGTTTCTAGCCGTTTCGGAGCGGTGGTTACCTTATTCAGAAGTTGGCAGCTTTCGTACGTATGGTACGATCGGAGTACGATTCAGTTTTTTCAAACATTAA
- the traM gene encoding conjugative transposon protein TraM yields the protein MDTQEKKSIKDLFQDKKFLMSLPVLLIVTSLFLWYVLKDDTSSAVTNQPVSAINSTVPLARTDTSHANNRLDLQQQALDRNPSSETAIAAAGKAMNPTVPGELDGYMYGQKYRPVHDPKALRRIDSTYNPATSPNEVSAGYGRGNPSLPQSLRPGGSRSSVNRPPLSEKDVMLADEPSERRSTVSAGEEERKKAEYKEALRKQERLTGLLEQYNRDKANQKTAEGEKRTVYKVDQSEVISSLNGRSEGGNTFYGLYSEDQKKNERRLLEAEVGTIRAMVYGNQDIMSGSRIKLRLLQSIKVRGVVIPENTLLFGIGSFSTQRVQIKITDVVYEDHIFPVNMTALDIDGIAGVYVPEIQGLPEARQALGQSVGNINMNTYGATTGNVAAMAGASAAQAGIQGVRAIATKKTTLQRAHLKNNHIIYLRQTETPTTTNSNYQQAPQNYPVNRPPNGYPASINTPGGRYDYSSNQ from the coding sequence ATGGATACGCAAGAAAAAAAATCAATCAAGGATTTGTTCCAGGACAAGAAATTCCTGATGAGCCTTCCGGTGCTTTTGATTGTTACCAGTCTGTTTCTGTGGTACGTACTGAAAGATGATACCTCGTCGGCCGTTACTAACCAGCCCGTTTCAGCTATAAATAGTACCGTCCCTCTGGCTCGAACCGATACCTCCCATGCTAATAATCGGCTGGATCTACAGCAACAAGCGTTGGACCGCAATCCAAGCTCGGAAACCGCCATTGCTGCTGCGGGTAAGGCCATGAACCCAACCGTACCAGGTGAATTAGATGGGTATATGTATGGGCAGAAATATCGACCTGTTCATGATCCAAAAGCCCTACGGCGTATTGATTCCACGTACAACCCCGCGACTAGTCCCAACGAAGTATCGGCCGGCTATGGTCGGGGGAATCCGTCATTGCCACAGTCACTCCGACCAGGTGGATCTCGGTCGTCTGTTAATAGACCTCCTCTTTCGGAAAAGGATGTAATGCTCGCTGACGAACCATCCGAACGTCGGAGTACGGTGTCAGCTGGTGAGGAGGAGCGTAAGAAGGCGGAGTACAAAGAAGCCCTTCGCAAGCAGGAGCGGTTAACGGGCTTACTGGAGCAATACAACCGGGATAAAGCGAATCAAAAAACTGCGGAGGGAGAAAAAAGAACTGTTTACAAAGTTGATCAGTCAGAAGTAATCAGTTCACTGAACGGCCGCTCAGAGGGGGGCAATACCTTTTATGGATTATATTCTGAAGATCAGAAAAAAAACGAACGCCGACTACTGGAAGCTGAAGTCGGTACCATTCGGGCAATGGTGTACGGAAATCAGGATATAATGAGCGGTAGCCGAATCAAATTACGGCTGCTACAGTCCATTAAAGTAAGGGGAGTTGTTATTCCCGAAAATACACTTCTGTTTGGAATAGGCAGTTTCTCTACGCAGCGAGTCCAGATAAAAATTACGGATGTGGTTTATGAAGATCATATCTTTCCCGTTAACATGACGGCACTCGACATCGACGGGATCGCCGGCGTGTATGTACCCGAAATTCAAGGGTTGCCCGAAGCCCGTCAAGCCCTGGGTCAGAGTGTAGGCAATATCAACATGAACACCTATGGCGCAACAACTGGTAATGTAGCGGCAATGGCCGGTGCATCCGCAGCTCAGGCCGGCATTCAGGGCGTTCGAGCCATTGCAACGAAAAAGACAACGCTTCAGCGGGCTCATCTGAAAAACAACCACATTATTTATCTGCGTCAGACGGAAACTCCGACCACTACCAATTCAAATTATCAGCAGGCTCCCCAAAATTATCCGGTGAATCGCCCGCCAAATGGCTATCCAGCGTCTATCAATACGCCCGGCGGTCGATACGATTATTCATCTAACCAGTGA